The sequence below is a genomic window from Photobacterium atrarenae.
CCATCACCGGAATGTGAAGGTACATCACCACTGTTGTTGACTTGTTGCGCTACACCCTGTCCTTGTGGTTGAGGGGCATTGTCCATGGTCCACTGCTGATACAGCAGGAACGAGACAAACAGTAGGGCAATTAACAGAATATTGCGTTGGGAATCCATCGTTACTTATCTCTGTCGTTATGCTTGGTTGGCGGAACGGGGTCATAACCCCCGTTAGTTAAAGGATGACATCTTAATAGACGTTTCGTCGCGAACCAACAACCTTTTAACGCTCCATGCGCTTTTATTGATTCAACCGCGTACTGGGAACAGGTCGGGGTAAAACGGCAGCGTGGTCCGATAAGCGGACTGATGGCCAGTTGGTAAAAGCGGACTAGTCTAATGACTAGCCACGCGAGCGGCGAGACAGGCGATGCCATAGCTTATCTAGCAACTTATAGAGCTCTTCATTGCTCAGCTCCTGGGCACTTTTCTTG
It includes:
- the yidD gene encoding membrane protein insertion efficiency factor YidD; this translates as MASPVSPLAWLVIRLVRFYQLAISPLIGPRCRFTPTCSQYAVESIKAHGALKGCWFATKRLLRCHPLTNGGYDPVPPTKHNDRDK